A portion of the Bacillus sp. es.034 genome contains these proteins:
- a CDS encoding ABC transporter ATP-binding protein, with protein MKPTVQLKNVTKVIGKKTIIDNLSFDIYPGEVFGFLGPNGAGKTTTIRMLVGLIKPTSGVIKICEFDVRKQFVQAMQRLGSIVENPELYKYLSGRENLQLFSRMLPGVDSDRIQEVIDLVDLTARIDDQVQTYSLGMRQRLGIAQALLGRPDVLILDEPTNGLDPMGIKDLRTFIRKLVDETGLSVLVSSHILSEIEMLANRVAIMSRGKIVKIGKVSDLVDALSSGVDWRVNDAFRALDIFKASPHVQSAELYDDHTIHTLMDESKTSILNESLLQAGIEVWTIERKVQTLEDLFIGLTGGDHIV; from the coding sequence ATAAAGCCAACCGTTCAATTGAAAAATGTAACGAAAGTAATTGGGAAAAAGACGATTATTGATAATCTATCATTTGACATCTATCCAGGAGAAGTATTTGGGTTCCTTGGTCCCAATGGTGCTGGGAAAACAACTACGATCCGGATGCTCGTCGGTCTGATCAAACCGACGTCGGGAGTCATCAAAATCTGTGAATTTGATGTGAGGAAGCAATTTGTACAGGCGATGCAGCGTCTAGGTTCGATCGTAGAAAATCCAGAGTTATATAAGTATTTAAGCGGTCGGGAAAACCTTCAACTATTCTCACGGATGCTGCCTGGGGTGGACAGTGACCGAATACAGGAGGTCATTGATCTGGTTGATCTGACGGCACGAATTGATGACCAGGTACAGACCTATTCACTGGGCATGCGTCAGAGGCTCGGGATTGCACAAGCATTGTTAGGCAGGCCCGATGTGCTTATATTGGATGAACCTACGAATGGATTGGATCCAATGGGAATCAAGGATCTTCGTACATTTATCAGGAAGCTGGTCGACGAAACGGGTCTTTCCGTTCTTGTCTCCAGTCATATATTAAGTGAAATCGAAATGCTTGCCAATCGAGTGGCGATTATGAGCCGCGGGAAAATCGTGAAGATAGGCAAGGTAAGTGATTTAGTGGATGCATTGTCATCAGGTGTGGACTGGAGAGTCAATGATGCTTTTCGTGCACTTGATATCTTTAAAGCATCGCCACATGTCCAATCCGCAGAACTGTACGATGATCATACGATCCATACTCTTATGGATGAAAGCAAAACGTCGATCCTGAATGAATCTTTACTACAGGCGGGAATTGAGGTATGGACAATTGAAAGGAAGGTCCAGACATTGGAGGACTTATTTATAGGTTTGACAGGGGGCGATCATATTGTCTAA
- a CDS encoding SGNH/GDSL hydrolase family protein, whose protein sequence is MKKWMWQLFITLSLALTVLFGYGFARAYSDIANPPQEKIAAESDEAPATPGETYIALGDSLTRGVGSSKGEGFVPLVGDSLKETNTVERYQNLGIRGARIEDLLAQLEQKDVKRSLKDAKIISITIGGNNLFNSGEILNNYSEATALAILKTETPNLEKTFETIRDINKDAVILYMGLYNPFKELPDGDSFDSVIQKWNESARTFGLTYDVQVVDTFNLVTDAKRDLSSDNFHPNDATYQEIAESLSLVIEKNVIE, encoded by the coding sequence ATGAAAAAATGGATGTGGCAACTATTTATCACCCTTTCCCTTGCACTGACCGTTCTATTTGGATATGGATTTGCAAGAGCCTATTCGGATATCGCCAACCCTCCCCAAGAGAAGATAGCAGCAGAATCAGACGAAGCTCCCGCTACTCCTGGAGAAACGTATATTGCACTTGGCGACTCATTGACAAGAGGGGTAGGATCTTCAAAAGGAGAAGGTTTTGTCCCGCTGGTTGGAGATTCACTTAAAGAAACCAACACGGTGGAGCGGTACCAAAACTTAGGAATACGGGGTGCCAGGATTGAAGATTTACTGGCCCAGCTAGAACAAAAGGATGTCAAGCGGTCTCTTAAGGACGCCAAAATCATTTCCATCACGATTGGGGGAAACAATCTCTTTAATTCTGGTGAGATTTTAAACAATTATTCAGAAGCTACCGCCCTTGCCATTCTGAAAACCGAAACTCCTAACCTGGAAAAAACGTTTGAAACCATTCGTGATATAAATAAGGACGCCGTCATCCTCTATATGGGACTGTATAATCCCTTTAAAGAATTACCAGACGGGGATTCCTTTGACTCTGTCATTCAAAAATGGAATGAATCCGCCCGAACATTTGGCTTAACATACGACGTTCAAGTGGTGGATACCTTCAATTTGGTAACCGATGCCAAACGCGATCTTTCAAGTGACAACTTCCATCCAAATGATGCTACTTATCAGGAAATAGCTGAAAGCCTATCACTGGTTATTGAAAAAAACGTTATAGAATGA